The Corallococcus silvisoli genome contains the following window.
AGTCTCCCCCGGCCTGGAAGAAGTGCGTGGTGGGCGTGACGCTGCCCGGGGCCGCGCGCAGGCCGCGCTCGAAGGCGCGGCACAGCTGCTCGAGCGGCGTCGCGGGGGCGCTGGACGGCGAGGCCCCGGACGCGCTGGCGCCCACCCAGTCCGCCGGCGGCGGCAGGGCGTCCCGGTCCACCTTGCCCAGGTGGGGCATGAGCGGCAGGCGCGGCAGGGCCACGAAGCGGTGCGGCACCATGTAGTCCGGTAGCACCACGCCCAGGTGCGCGCGCAGCGCGTCGGACGCCACCGAGTGGCCCTCCTGCACGCTGTGGTAGGCCACCAGCAGGCCGGAGGTCTGGCCCTGCGCGTCCGTGTGTTCGAAGACCTTCACCGCGGCCTGCGCCACGCCAGGGAACGCGTACAGCGCATGCTCGATGGCCTCCAGCTCGATGCGGAAGCCGCGCAGCTTCACCTGCTGGTCCATCCGGCCCAGGAACACGAGCGCCCCGTCCGCGCGGCGCACCGCCTCGTCGCCGGTGCGGTACCACCGGGCGCCGTCCCCGTCCGTGGGGAAGCGCTCGCGGGTGCGCTCCGGCTGGCCGCGGTAGCCCTCCGCCACGCCCTCGCCGCCAATCCACACCTCGCCCGCCGCGCCCTCCGCGACGTCCCGGCCGTCCGGTCCCACCACGCGCAGGAGCACCCCCGGCAGCGCCTGCCCGATGGGCACGGGCGTCTCTCCCCCCGTCACCCGGTGGATGGAGGCGCAGACCGTGCCTTCCGTGGGGCCGTAGGCGTTGAAGACGCGGCGGCCGGACGCGTGCCAGCGCTCCGCGAGCGGCGCCGGGCAGCGCTCACCCGCCATCACCACGCACGCCACGTCCGGCAGCGTGTCCACGTGGGGCCCCAGCTGCCCCAGCACCGACGGCGGCAGGCACAGGTGCGTCACCTGGTGGCGCCGCACGTACTCCGCCATGCGCCGGCCCGGCAGCAGGTCCTCGCGCGTGCCCTGCACGACGGCGCCGCCCGCGAACAGCGTGGGGAACACCTCCCACACCGACGCGTCGAAGTTGATGCTGGCGAACTGGAGGTGCCGCGTATCCGGCCCCAGCCCCAGGATGGGCGCCACGCCGTGGACCAGGTTGAGCAGCCCCCGGAAGGTGCACACCACGCCCTTGGGCTCCCCCGTGCTGCCAGAGGTGTAGATGAGGTAGGCGGGGCGGTCCGGCGGCGCGTCGATGACGTCCGACGGAGCCTCCTCCATCAGGTCCGTGGGCGCGTCCGCCTCCAGGAAGGGCAGCGGCGTCCCCAGCCAGCTCTCCAGCAGCTCCACGGAGATGCGGTGCATCCGCTGGGTGACCACCCCGCGAAGCCCCGCGTCGCGCAGGATGCGCAGGAGGCGCTCATCCGGCAGGAACGGATCCAACGGCACGTAGGCCGCCCCCGCCATCCAGATGCCCAGGATGGCCGGGATGACCTCCGGCCCGGGGACCACCACCAACCCCACGCGGTCCCCCGGCCCCACGTTCCACTCCGTGCGCAGCCGCCGCGCGATCCGCGAGGCCCGACGCAGCAGCTCCGGTTGTCTCAGCACCGTGTCGCCGAAGACGACCTCCGCGGTCGGGGGAAGGCGCAGCGTGGACGGGAGGGCCATGGTGCATTCCTTGGATGAGTGACTCACGCAGTGGGTGCTTCGCGTATCAAAAGTCTAAAGACTGGCAGCGCCCGCGCAATACGTGGGAACCACGCGCTGATACACGCGGAGCACAGGCCGTGACACAAGACATCGGGTCATCCGTGCCCCCGTCTCCCTCGGGAGATGTACGCACTCTGTGTGTGTTATTCCTGTCTGGATATATCTTTAAAACAATGCGGGTCCCCGCCACCTGTCCGGTAGGACGGTGTCTGTCTTTTTCCCGTGGGGGTGTGCCGCCGACGTGCGGGCAGGGCCCGGGCAGGTGGGTGCTCCCTGATTCGTCAGGGTGGGTCCGTACCCCCTGGCGCGCTGGATGATTCAGGCGGGCTGGGCTGTAGTGGGACTCCGGATGCCCTCCCTCCGCTACGCCTTCCTGCTCAACGCCGTCCGGGAGCTTGGCCGCTCGGCGCCGGACATCGCCCGGGCGCGGGCCTCCTGGGACGCGTGCCTGGAGCGCATCCGCGAGACGTGCGTCGCGTCGCTGGGCATGGAGTTCGACACGCTCACCCGCTTCGATGCCCGCTCCGTCGTCGGCCTCTTCTCCCACCCGGAGCAGGCGCGCATCCTCGCCCGTCTGGTGGATGAGCGGGCCCGCCTGTGCGAGGCGCATGGCCGGTACGCGGACGCGCTGGCGGACAGCGTCTACGCAGGGCAACTGCTCATGGGGTCACGCGCCCGCTTCGGCCTGCCTCGCGACGCCCGCGCCGCGGACGTGCTGGAGCGCGAGGCGGGGACGCCCGCTCCTCTTATGGATGCCGGGGAGTGACGCGGGCGTCCCGGTGGGACGCGAGGCCACCGGCTCAGCCGGGCTTCACCCTCAGCACGACCTTGCCCACGGCCTGCCGAGACTCCAGCTCGCGCAGCGCCTTCGCGCCGTCCTCTAGAGGGAAGACGCTGCCCACCACCGGGTTGACGATGCCGCGAGCCGCGAGCGCGTCCAGGTCCCGGGCGATGGTGTCCGTCAGCTCGGGCGCCTGCATCAGGAAGGCGCCCCACGCCACGCCCACCACGGACACGTTGCGCAGGAGCAGCCGGTTCACCGCCACCGACGGAATCTGTCCGCTGGCGAAGCCCACCACCAGGAGCCGGCCCTCTGGCGCGAGCGCCTTGAGGCTCTTGTCGAACACGTCGCCGCCCACCACATCCAGCACCACGTCCGCGCCCCGGCCCTCCGTGGCCTCGCGCACGCCCGCCGGCCAGTCCTTCGCGAGCAGCACCACGTCCGCGCCCGCGCGCGTCGCCACCTCCGCCTTGCGCGCGTCGCCCACCACCGCCACCACTCGCGCCCCGGCGCCCTTCGCCACCTGCACCGCCGCGGTGCCCACGCCGCCCGCCGCGCCGTGCACCACCACGGTCTCCCCCGCGCGCAGCTGTCCGCGCCGGTGCAGCGCGAAGTGCGCCGTGTGGTAGTTCATCACCACGCCCGCCGCCTGCTCGAAGCTCCACGCTGGCGGAATGGGGAAGGCCAGCTCCGGCGCCACCACGCACGCCTCCGCGAAGCCGCCCAGCGTGAAGGAGAAGCCCATCACCCGGTCTCCGGCCTTCACCCGCGCCCCCGCGGGAGCGGCGCGCACCACGCCCGCCACCTCCACCCCCGGCACGAAGGGCACCTCCGGCTTCATCTGGTACTGGCCATGGGTGAGCAGCAGATCCGGGAAGCTCACCCCGGCCGCCACCACATCAATGAGCACCCCGTCCCCGGCCTCCGGCTCCGCCAGCTCCACCTGCTCCAGCCCCTCCGGACCTGTCAGACGCTGAAGTTGTAATGCGCGCATGTCTGCTGCCTCCCGGGACGGGGACGCTAGCCCGCTCGTCCCTCCCCCGGGGCCCCTTGCGGTGTCGCTGTCGCCCGCGACCCGCCTGGATCGGGAATAAATGAGACGGCAATTTCTCCTCGTCGTTCACCTTTTGCACGCATCTGCCGATAAGCGCTTCAAACCTGAAGTTTCCGTCTTGCAGGTTTGAATGGCTACCCCGTTTCGGACGGACTGCGTGGGTTCCTCCGTTATTTCAAGCAGTTGCGAGATATTCTCGAAACCTGAGAAGTGATGTAATCGTAAAATTCTCGCCTGTACTTGAAATACGCGCCTCTCCTGTGACACAGTGGTTTCTAATCTTTCCACTTAGGAGGATTGCAATGTACGAGAAGCGAGTACGCGGCGCTCTGGGTGCCGCAGCCCTGTCCCTGTTGGTTGGCGCTTGCACTGATGGCGCTCCTGCCGCGAACAAGGAGGAGAGCAACCTCCAGAAGGCTTCCGCCAACCTGACGGCGGCGGGCCAGACGGTGGTCGCGGCGGACTCCGACGCGATCCCCACCTTCGTCACGGGTTCCTTTGGTGCCGTTCCCGCGCCGTCGGCCATCCAGGGCATCGCGGCTCCCCGCGAGCTGGCCCCGGTGCTCGCGGGCGTGGCTCCGCTGTTCCGCCTGAACCCGAACGACCTGTTCCTGAAGAAGGCCTATGTCGGCTTCGACGGTGACACCCACTACCGTTACGGCGTCACCCACAACGGCATCCTGGTGCAGAACGCGGAAGTCCGCCTGCACGCGCGCAACGGCTCCGTGTTCGCGGTGAACACGAACGCCCGTGGCGACCTGAAGGGTGAGGCGAAGGCCTCCATCGCCGCCGACGCGGCGATCGCGGCGGCCATTGGTGATCGCGGCTCTCCCGAGCGCGCCTCCACCAACGCCGAGCCCCAGCTGGTGTACTACCGCTCCGGCAACGAGCTCATCCTGGCGTACGAGGTTCGCGTCCAGGGCGAGCTGAAGGACACCACGCCGGTGGACGACTCCGTGTACGTGAACGCCAAGACGGGCGACGTCTTCGAGCGCGTTCCGCACATCCACTCCGCGCTGAAGCGCGAGGTGTACGACCTGCAGCACCGCACGACCATCTCCACGGGCGTGCGCGCGCGCTTCGAGGGTGACCCGGCCCACGCGGACGCGGTGGTGAACAACAACTACAACCACCTCGGCACGGTCTACAACTGCTACAACAGCCTCTTCGGCCGCGACTCGTACGACAACGCGGGCCACGTCCTGAAGAGCTACGTGCACTACAGCAACAACTACGTGAACGCCTACTGGGACGGCTCCCAGATGGTGTACGGCGACGGCGACGGCGTGAACGCCTCCAACCTGGCCGAGTCGCTGGACGTGACGGCGCACGAGCTGACGCACGCGGTGACCTCGTCCGAGTCCAACCTCACCTACTCCGGTGAGTCCGGTGGCCTCAACGAGTCCATCTCCGACATCTTCGGCGCGGTCTGCGAGTGGTACGGCAAGGGCAAGGTCATCGACGCGGGCACCTGGATCGTCGGCGACGACGTCTGGACCCCGAGCATCCCGGGTGACGGCCTGCGCTACATGAACAACCCCACGCTGGACGGGGACTCGCTCGACTACTACCCGGACTACTCCTCCGGCGTGGACGTGCACTACAGCTCCGGCATCTCCAACCTGGCGTTCTACCTGATGTCCCAGGGTGGTACGCACCCGCGCGCCAAGACGACCCAGGTCGTCAACGGCGTCGGGTTCGAGAAGGCCGCCCGGGTCTTCTACAAGATCAACGCGGACATCCTGGTCGCCTCGTCCAACTTCGAGGCCGCGAAGACGGCTTCCGAGCAGGCCGCGGCGCAGCTGGGCTTCACCGCCGCTGAGATCGCCGACGTCGGCAACGCGTGGAAGGCCGTGGGCGTGGGCGTGCCCGTGCCTCCCCCGGTGACCACGCCGATCGAGAAGAACGTCCCCATCACCGGTATCTCCGGTTCCTCCGGCAGCCGCGTGTACTACTCGGTGACCATCCCCGAGGGCGCCACGGACGTGACCTTCACCATGTCCGGTGGCACGGGTGACGCGGACCTCTACGTCCGCAAGACCAACGCCCCGACGGACGCGCTGTACGACTGCCGTCCGTACAAGTCCGGCAACGCGGAGACCTGCACCTTCGCCACCTCCGGCGCCAAGGGCATCTGGTACGTGATGATCAAGGGCTTCACCTCCTACGCGAACACCAGCCTGTCCGTGACCTGGAAGGGTGGCTTCGAGGACATCGGCAACGAGACCCGCATCGAGAACCTGTCGGGCGTGCCGGGCTCCACCCGCACCTTCATCATCGACGTGCCCGAGTACAAGAAGGACTCCGGCATCAACACCCTGTCGCTCGCCCTGGGCGAGGGTGAGGGCAACGCGGACCTGTACGTGCAGGCTGCTTCCGCCCCCACGTTCACGTCCTACCTGGGCCGTGGCGTGAAGGAGAGCGCGACGGAGAGCGTCATCCTGCGCAACATCCCGGCCGGGAAGTACTACATCACGATCGTCGGTGTGCCGAGCCTGGTCGACAAGACCGTGGACGGCTACATCAAGACCGTGTTCGCGGCCTCGTACAAGGTCCCGTAGTGCCTGACGGTGTGGGGCGCGGCGAAGCCGCCGCGCTCCGCTCCTGAGACCCCGGGCTCCCGCTTCCTCGCGGGACCCGGGGTTCTTTTTTGTCCGCGCGAGACGCCGCGCTCAGTGCGCCGCGCTCACCGGGTTCGCCAGGCCCTCCCGCAGGGACTGGACGCGGCCGTAGGTGAGCGAGCGCCACAGCCACTCCACCGGGCCGAAGCGGAAGCGCGCCAGCCACCAGTGGCTGAAGAGCACCTGCGCCACGAGGACGCCCAGGCACAGCAGCACGGTCAGCGACGGAGGCGTGCGGCCCACGAGGCCCAGGCCCCAGCCGTCATACAGGCACACGCTCACCAGCGACTGCATCAGGTACAGCGTCAGGGCCATGCGGCCCGCGGGCGCGAACACGCCCAGCACCTTGCGCCAGCGCTCCTTCTGGAAGAGCAGCGCGAACGTCGCCGCGTAGCCCGCGCCCATGAAGAGGTAGCCCACGTCCTTCGGCAGTCGCATCCACGCCAGCCACCCCGGCGGACTGCTGACGCCCCGGTACAGCAGGTTGAGCACCAGGACGATGACCCCGATGACGCCGCCCACCCCCAGGCCCCAGGCCGCCATCTTCCGGAGGAACGGGCGGTGCTGCTCCACGTCCTGCAGCAGCCGCCGGCGCCCGGCCCACAGGCCCAGCAGGAAGCGGCCCAGGACGATGGACAGCAGCAGCGGGCGGTTGGGGTTGGGGATGCCGTCCCAGGCGTAGCGCGCGTTGGCCTGCTGGCTGGTCACCACGGAGTCGCTGGACAGGCCGGCGAGGAACGCCGCGCGTCGCGCCGCCTCCACCTCCCGCGCGGCCTTCTGGGCGCGCTCCGTGGCCTCCCGGCCGTCCCACGGCTCCGTGCCCACGCGCTGCAAGACGGTGAAGGCGGGCGGCACCACGAACAGGAGCACCGCGGCCCAGACGAGCACCGTCCGGTCCGAGCGCGTGCGGAACGCGAGCAGCATGAAGCCCACCAGCGCGTAGGTGCTGAGGATGTCGCCCACCCACAGCGCGAACATGTGCACCAGGCCCAGGCCCAGCAGCACCGCCAGCCGGCGCCGGTACACCGGCACGATGGAGGCACCCCGCGCCTCCGCGCGGGTCATCTGGAGCGCGAAGCCCAGCCCGAAGAGGAAGGTGAAGAGGGTGATGAACTTCTGGTCGATGAGGAGGCCGAAGAGCGAGTTGACCGTGAGCTCCAGCGGAGACGCGGCCAGCGCCAGGGCCTCTTCGCGCGGCAGGAACAGCCGGCCGTTGAACCAGCTGAGGCTGTTGGAGATGAAGACGCCCACCAGCGCGAAGCCGCGCAGGGCGTCCAGCACGTGGACGCGCTCGGAGTGTTCAATGGGGCCAGCGGAAGAGGGCTCGGACATGCCGGGCACTACACGCTGGCGGTCTTGGCACCGTCAAACGTCTCCCTCCCGGGGCGCGAGGATCAATGCGCGACGCGCGCCGGATTCGCGGGCGTCAGCCGCATGGGCTGGGCGCGGCCGTAGGTGAGCGAGCGCCACAGCCACTCCACCGGCCCGAAGCGGAAGCGCGCCAGCCACCCGTGGCTGAGGACCACCTGCACCGCGAAGACGCCCAGGCACAGCAGCACGGTCAGCGATGGAGGCGTGTGGCCCACGAGCCCCAGGCCCCAGCCGTCGTAGAGCCACACGCTCACCAGCGACTGCATCAGGTACAGCGTCAGGGCCATGCGGCCCGCGGGGGCGAGCACGCCCAGCACCTTGCGCCAGCGCTCCTTCTGGAAGAGCAGCGCGAACGCCGCCGCGTAGCCCATGCCCATGCAGAGGTAGCCCACCTCGCGCAGGGTGCGCATCCCCACCATCCACGCGGGCGGGCTGGCCTGCCCCCAGGGGCCCGCGGGCGCGCCCTTGTTCCTCAGGGCGAGCACCAGCGACAGCGTCGCGATGGCGCCCCCCACGCCCAGCCCCCAGGCCATCACGCGGACGAAGAGCTTGCGGTGGCGCTCCACGTCCTGCATCAGCCGGCGGCGTCCGGCCCACAGGCCCACCAGGAAGCGGCCCAGGATGATGCACAGCCAGATGGGGCGGCCCGGGTTGGGCAGGTTCTCCCAGGCGAAGCGCGCGTTGGCCTGCTGCGACGTCACCACCGAGTCACTGGACAGCCCGGCGAGGAACGCCGTGCGGTGCGCGGCCTCCACTTCCCGCGTGGCCTTCACGGCCTGCTCCGCGGCCTCCTTGCCGTGCAGGAGCTCCGGGCCGTACCGCTGCGCCACGGAGAGCGTGAGCGGCAGCAGGACGAAGAGCACCGCCACCCAGGTGAGCACCGTCCGGTCCGAGCGCGTGCGGAACAGCAGCAGCGCGAAGCCCACCAGCGCGTAGGTGCTGAGGATGTCGCCCACCCACAGCGCGAACATGTGCACCAGGCCCAGGCCCAACAGCACCGCCAGCCGGCGCCGGTACACCGGCACGATGGACGCGCCTCGCGCCTCCGCGCGGGTCATCTGGAGCGCGAAGCCCAGCCCGAAGAGGAAGGAGAAGAGGGTGATGAACTTCTGGTCGACGAAGAAGGCGTAGAGCGAGTTGACCGTCGTCTCCAGCGGGGACGCCACCAGCGCCTGGGCCTCTTCGCGCGGCAGGAGCGACCGGCCGCTGAACCAGCTGAGGCTGTTGGAGACGAAGACGCCCAGCAGCGCGAAGCCGCGCAGGGCGTCCAGCAGGTGCACGCGCTCGGAGAGCTCGACGGGACCGGCGGCGGAGGGCTCGGACATGGCGGGAACTACATGCCCGCGCCCTCGGCAGCGTCAAACGCACCCGGTGCGGCGAGGCCTTTCCTCACGCGTGACTCGGGACGTCACGGAGGACTGGCGGATTTCTCCGGGCCGGGCAGAACCTCGCGCAGGCAGCGCTCCAGTCCCCCTCGGTGCCGCCACTGCATGGGGTAGCCCAGGGAGACCTCTTCGAAGCGCACGCCGTCGCGCCACAGGGTGGCCGGCATGTGCAGGTGCCCCGTCACCACCACCTCCGCGCGGTAGCGGGTGTGCCAGTCCTCGGTGAGGCGCGTGCCGCACCAGATGGAGAAGCGCGGGATGCGCGGCAGCCGCACGTGCTCGTAGCGCAGCGGGTAGTGGTTGATGAGGATGGTGGAGCAGCCCTCCGGCAGCCGCTCCAGCCGCGCGCGGGTGCGCTCCACGCGCGCGTGGCACCAGGCCTGACGGGTAGGGTAGGGCTCCGGATGCAGCAGGACCTCGTCCGTGCACATCAGGTCGTCCTCCCACGCCCACTCCAGCGCCTTGTCCGCCGGCACGGTGTCCGGGCGGAAGGTGTAGTCGTAGCCCAGGAACATGGGGACGAGGACGCGGTGCGGGCCTTCCCCTGGCCAGCGCGGATAGGGGTCCTCCGGCGTGAGCGCGCCGTAGCGGTGACACAGGTCCACCATGCGCAGGTAGCGCGCCTCGCCCTTCAGCGGAGGCTGTTCGGAGGGCATGGTCCACAGCTCGTGGTTGCCCGGCACCCAGACGACCTGGCGGAAGCGCGCGGTGAGCGTGCGCAGCATCAGCTCCATGTCCGCGAGCGTCTCACCCACGTCGCCGCCGACGATGAGCCAGTCGTCCGGCCGGGGCGCGAGCGCGGCCAGCGCCTCGTGGTTCTCCTTGTGACGCAGGTGCAGGTCGCTGATGGCGTAGAGCTTCATGGCGCTTGGGGCAGGGCCCTACCTTAACGCGCGCGACCGCGCGCGCCACGGGAACGCCACGGAGCCGGGTCAGCCCAGGGAGGCCAGGAGCGCCAGCACCTGCTGCGGCGGCGCGGCGCGGTCCATCCAGGTGATGCCCTCTTCCTTCAGCCCGCGCGTGGGCGGGTGCGTGGTGTGCAGCGCGCACGCGGCGCGCGGATGCCGGGCGCGCACGCACGTGAGCAGGCACAGCCCGTCACCATCCGGCAGGCCGTAGCCGCTCACCACCACGGACGGCGCCGCTTCCCCCATCAGCCGCTCCGCTTCGCGCACGCCCAGGGCGAAGCGCTTGTCGCCCGGCAGGTGCCTCGCGAGCCTCCGGAGCGCGGCGAGCGCGCGCGGATCCGCGTCCACGAAGAGGAAGCTGGGGAGGGAGGTGGAGGGCTCTCGCATGAAGGCGATGGGTGGTCCGAACGGGCTTGACGCAAGAGGTTGTGTCGCGAAAAGCCTACCCCGGAAGTTCTTGGAAGCCAACCTCTCAAGTCATATCGACATGGGCGAACCCGGTAGGTTAACGACCCCATGGAAAAGACCCTCGCATCCCGGCTCGGAGGAGCGGCCCGTGTCGCCCGCACCCGTCTGAACCTGACCCAGGCGGACGTGGCGGAGCGCATCGGCATCGCGAGTGAAGTCTATGGGCGCCTGGAGCGCGGGCACATGCTGCCCAGCATCCAGACCTTCCGGCGGTTGTGCGTGGTGCTGTCCATCTCCGCGGACGAGGCGCTGGGGCTCAAGCCGTCGCAGGACGTGAAGTGGGCCGCGGAGCCCCCGTCCGACTACGGCGAATCCGCGGAGCTGCGCCGGCTGTTGCGCCGCGCGAAGCAGCTGGACCGGGGCTCCATCCGCATCCTCAGCGTGCTGGCCTCGCAGTTCAAACCCCGGAGCTGAAGCGCGGAGCGCCCACGCTCTCAGGCCGGCGCCGCGCCGTCCCAGCGTGACAGCCGCTCCCGCAGCTTGCGGACGGAGGGGAAGCCGTTGAAGAGCACCACCTGCGGGTGCTCCTCCAGCACCTGCCGCTCCGCCGCTTCCTTCGCCAGCGCGCGGTCCACGCCCAGCAGCAGTCCGGCGTCGGGGCGCGCGCGCAGCTCCGACAACCGGCGCGACAGCGGCGCCGCGTGCCACGCGTGGAACAGCTCCAGCGCGACCTCGTGGCCTGTCTTCCGGTGGCGGAAGGTGAGGTCGGGCACGCACAGGCCCGCGGCGCCGGTGTGACGCGGCAGGGGCGTCAGGTCCAGCTCCCACGCCTCATCCTCGAAGCCGTCGGCCAGCGCGGACACCTCCGGCGGCACGTGGCCCAGCGCGGCCGGCAGCGGGGACACCAGCGGATCCTCGTGGCTCAGCTGGAGCGTGGAGCGCTTGCGCGCGTCCTCCAGCACCGCGGACAGCTCCCAGCGCTCCAGGATGGGCACCACGGACAGGAAGCTGGCCAGCTGGAGGCCGTACTTCTTCTGGAGGGCCAGCATCGCGCCGGGGCCCTCCACCTCCAGGGACCAGTCCTCGCCGTCGCGCCGCACCTCGGCCACCAGGCGGCAGAACTTCAGCCAGCGCAAAAGCTTGCGCACGCGCAAAAGCTCCGGCGAGCGCGCGCGCAGCGTGAGGCGCCGGGCGTTGAGGAGCGGCCCCTGCGCGAGCGCCAGGTTGTAGCGGTCCAGCAGGCCCTGCGGCGTGAGCGCTTCGCCGTCCCAGCCGAGCAGCTTCCGGTTGCCGGGCAGGTCCGAGTAGAGCGCCTCGCGCACCTCCGGCAGAGGCGCGCCCAGGGCCTCGGTGAGGCGCGCTTCGTAGGCCTCCAGCGAGGTGTCCGGGGGCAGCGTGCGCAGCACCTTCGAGCCCACGAGCAGCGTGCGCCAGCGCGCGTCCAGGGCGCCCTCTCCGGCCTCGTCGAAGAGGAGCCGGTCCAGGAGCAGCTTCACCAGCCCGCGCGCCACCTTGGGGCGGCTGAACGCGCCGGCCTTGAGGCTGAAGGTCTCCTCCACGTCGTCGCGGCTCTGGCCGCGGAGGGCCTCCGCGTCCGCGAGCAGCTCCTTCGCGAGCGCCTGGAGGGACGGGTCGTGTGTCTTGACGAAGGAGGGCCGCAGGATGCCTTCGCGCACGCGCGAGGCGAGCAGTTCACGCGTCAGCATCGGGAGGTCCCTCCGGGTCCTGGTAGGCGCGGTGCTGCCGTCTGCGCTCGCTGATGCCGCTCTCCGCCGTCTGCGCGGAGCAGACCTCGTAGAGGAGGGCGCGCTTGCCGGGGCGCTTTCGCAGGATGCGGCCCAGGCGCTGCACGTGCTCACGCACGCTGCCGCTGCCGCTGAGCACCACGCCCACGCGCGCGTCCGGCACGTCCACGCCTTCGTTGAGCACGCGCGAGGTGAGCAGCACCGGCAGCTCCGCGCTGGCGAACGCGGCCAGCAGCGCCTTGCGCTCCGGCAGCGGCGTGTGGTGCGTGAGCGCCGGGAGGAGCAGCCTGCGGGCCAGGGTGTAGACGGTCTCGTTGTCGTCGGTGAAGACGATGACGCGGTCCTCGCGGTGCTCCAGGAGGATGCGCCAGAGCGCGTCCAGCTTTCCGCTGGAGGTGAGGGCGATGCGGCGCTGCTCGCGGTAGCCGCGGTAGGCCGCGCGGCCCTCGTCGCTGCGCTGGCTCTGCGCGAGGAAGCGGGCCCAGCCCTCCGGCGACGCCAGGGGCACGCCCAGCCGGCGCACGAAGGTGAGGTAGCGGCCCCGCGCCTCGTCGTAGCGCGTCTTCTCGTCGGGCGTCAGCGGCACCTCGATGCGGCGGACCTCGTAGGGCGCCAGGTACTGCCCCTGGAGCTCGTCGATGCCGGTGCGGTGCACCAGCGGGCCCAGCAGCTCCTCGCACACGCGCTCGCCGCCGTCCGCGCGCTCCAGCGTCGCGGTGAGGCCCAGGCGGTACGGCGCGAGCGTGCCCTCCGCGATGAAGCGGTAGCTGGGCGCGGGCAGGTGGTGGCACTCGTCGCAGATGAGCAGGCCGAAGCGGTTGCCGGTGAACTCCATCTGCATCGCGGCGGAGTCGTACGTCGTCACCGTGAGCGTCTGCCGGTCGTTGACGCCGCCCCCCACCATTCCCACGGGCCCGGGGAAGTGCTTCGCCAGCACGCCCTGCCACTGCGCCATCAGGTCCAGCGTGGGCACCACCACCAGCGTGGGCCGCTTCACCCACGCGATGGCCAGCACCGCCAGCAGCGTCTTGCCCGCGCCGGTGGGCAGCTCCACCAGCCCTCGGCCTCCCGCGCGCGTCCACGCGTCCAGCGCCGCGCGCTGGTGGGGGAAGGGCTCGATGGGGACCGTGAGCGGCAGCTCCACCGGCTCGAAGCGCTTCGCGCGGTCCT
Protein-coding sequences here:
- a CDS encoding DUF418 domain-containing protein; amino-acid sequence: MSEPSAAGPVELSERVHLLDALRGFALLGVFVSNSLSWFSGRSLLPREEAQALVASPLETTVNSLYAFFVDQKFITLFSFLFGLGFALQMTRAEARGASIVPVYRRRLAVLLGLGLVHMFALWVGDILSTYALVGFALLLFRTRSDRTVLTWVAVLFVLLPLTLSVAQRYGPELLHGKEAAEQAVKATREVEAAHRTAFLAGLSSDSVVTSQQANARFAWENLPNPGRPIWLCIILGRFLVGLWAGRRRLMQDVERHRKLFVRVMAWGLGVGGAIATLSLVLALRNKGAPAGPWGQASPPAWMVGMRTLREVGYLCMGMGYAAAFALLFQKERWRKVLGVLAPAGRMALTLYLMQSLVSVWLYDGWGLGLVGHTPPSLTVLLCLGVFAVQVVLSHGWLARFRFGPVEWLWRSLTYGRAQPMRLTPANPARVAH
- a CDS encoding metallophosphoesterase family protein, with the translated sequence MKLYAISDLHLRHKENHEALAALAPRPDDWLIVGGDVGETLADMELMLRTLTARFRQVVWVPGNHELWTMPSEQPPLKGEARYLRMVDLCHRYGALTPEDPYPRWPGEGPHRVLVPMFLGYDYTFRPDTVPADKALEWAWEDDLMCTDEVLLHPEPYPTRQAWCHARVERTRARLERLPEGCSTILINHYPLRYEHVRLPRIPRFSIWCGTRLTEDWHTRYRAEVVVTGHLHMPATLWRDGVRFEEVSLGYPMQWRHRGGLERCLREVLPGPEKSASPP
- a CDS encoding response regulator, with the protein product MREPSTSLPSFLFVDADPRALAALRRLARHLPGDKRFALGVREAERLMGEAAPSVVVSGYGLPDGDGLCLLTCVRARHPRAACALHTTHPPTRGLKEEGITWMDRAAPPQQVLALLASLG
- a CDS encoding helix-turn-helix transcriptional regulator, translating into MEKTLASRLGGAARVARTRLNLTQADVAERIGIASEVYGRLERGHMLPSIQTFRRLCVVLSISADEALGLKPSQDVKWAAEPPSDYGESAELRRLLRRAKQLDRGSIRILSVLASQFKPRS
- a CDS encoding DUF790 family protein encodes the protein MLTRELLASRVREGILRPSFVKTHDPSLQALAKELLADAEALRGQSRDDVEETFSLKAGAFSRPKVARGLVKLLLDRLLFDEAGEGALDARWRTLLVGSKVLRTLPPDTSLEAYEARLTEALGAPLPEVREALYSDLPGNRKLLGWDGEALTPQGLLDRYNLALAQGPLLNARRLTLRARSPELLRVRKLLRWLKFCRLVAEVRRDGEDWSLEVEGPGAMLALQKKYGLQLASFLSVVPILERWELSAVLEDARKRSTLQLSHEDPLVSPLPAALGHVPPEVSALADGFEDEAWELDLTPLPRHTGAAGLCVPDLTFRHRKTGHEVALELFHAWHAAPLSRRLSELRARPDAGLLLGVDRALAKEAAERQVLEEHPQVVLFNGFPSVRKLRERLSRWDGAAPA
- a CDS encoding DEAD/DEAH box helicase family protein; the protein is MTSPLTELHYDSGTLVAPTLPEDARLHALFQKDGRTGVFRAPALHYRDVVMRLRECGLPYEDRAKRFEPVELPLTVPIEPFPHQRAALDAWTRAGGRGLVELPTGAGKTLLAVLAIAWVKRPTLVVVPTLDLMAQWQGVLAKHFPGPVGMVGGGVNDRQTLTVTTYDSAAMQMEFTGNRFGLLICDECHHLPAPSYRFIAEGTLAPYRLGLTATLERADGGERVCEELLGPLVHRTGIDELQGQYLAPYEVRRIEVPLTPDEKTRYDEARGRYLTFVRRLGVPLASPEGWARFLAQSQRSDEGRAAYRGYREQRRIALTSSGKLDALWRILLEHREDRVIVFTDDNETVYTLARRLLLPALTHHTPLPERKALLAAFASAELPVLLTSRVLNEGVDVPDARVGVVLSGSGSVREHVQRLGRILRKRPGKRALLYEVCSAQTAESGISERRRQHRAYQDPEGPPDADA